Genomic DNA from Haloplanus aerogenes:
GTCGAGGAGACGGGCTACTACACGCTCTCGTCGCCGGACGTGGAGGGCACGATGGAAGTGACCGTCGAGTACGTCCCCGAGGGGACGCTCGCGCCGTGGTTGGCCGAGCGCGAACCCGGCGACGAGATAGAGATCGAAGGGCCGTTCGGCGACGTGCGGTACACGGGCGACGGCGACGCGCTCGTCGTCGCCGAGGGACCGGGCATCGGTCCCGCCGTGGGGATCGCCGAACGCGCCCAGCGCGAGGGGTACGACGCGACGGTCGTCTTCTGGGGCGAGGAGCCGCCCCACCGCACCCGCCTCGACGCCCTCGAAGACGGCGGCGCGACGGTACTGCTCGTCGGGTCGCTCGACGAGGCCGCCGACACGCTCGCCGCGGCCGGTGACGCCACGGTGTACGTCTTCGGTTTCGAGTCGTTCGTCAGGGACGCGAAGACCGTCGCCGACGCCGTCGGCGTCGAGAACGTCCGCGCCGAGAGCTTCGGGGCGCGGTAATCACCACGCCGCGTCCAGCACCGCCCGCACGTCGTCGACCGTCGGGTCCAGTCCGTCGGGAACCGTCCCCATCAGCGCGTCGTCGATAATTCGCTCCGCCACGTCGTCCAGATCCGACCGTGCGAGGCCGTCGATGGTCCGCAGGCGAGCGGGGAGACCGAGATCGTCGCGCACGTCGGCCACTGCGTCGACGACGGCCTCGGCGGTCGCGCCGGCATCCAGCCCCGCGGTGTCGACGCCCAGCGCCTCCGCTAGCAGGTCCCGGCGGCCGTCGACGTGTTCGAACAGGTAGCGCAGGACGTGCGGGGCGACGATGCCGTGGACGACGCCCTGATGCGCGTCGTAGTTGCGCGAGAAGCCGTGGCCGAAGGCGTGAACGATCGAGAGTTTGTACGCGCCGGGCTCCGAGATGCCGTACTGGACACAGACGATGCCGGCCAACACGTCGTCGAGGTCGTCGGCGTCCATCGGGTCCTCGCGCAGGGTGGAGAGACCGGATCGCAGGAGTCGGAGTCCCCGGGCTGCGGTCCCGTCGGTGACTGGCGTCGAGTTGCTGGTGTAGAGCGCTTCGATCCCCTTGTCGAAGCCGTTCATGGCCGACGCCGTGAGGATGGACTCGGGCGTCGTCCGGTAGAGATCGGCGTCGTAGCACAGTGCGGCGGGCATGAGGCGGTCGCCGCCGACGCCGCCGCTCGCCGGTCGTTCCGCGTCGGCGTCGAGCGCGAACGTCACGCCCGCGACGGTCGACAAGTCGGCGCCAGCGAGCGTCGTCGGCACGGCGACGACGGGAAGCGGCGTGCCCGACTCGAGCGAGAGCGACGCCTCCGCGACTGCCCGCTCTCCAACCGTCTCGGGGTCGTCGTCGTGGGTCGTCAGCGTCGCCATCACTTTCGCTACGTCGAGCGAACTCCCGCCGCCGACGGCGACCAGTACGTCGGCGTCGACGGCACGGGCGCGCTTTACGCCCTCGACGGCCGTGCCGAGGTACTTCTCGGGCGTCGTCTCGTCGAAGACGCCGGCTAGCCGGTCGCCCAACCCCTCGCGAATCGGGTCCATCACTGCCGGCGTCGAGCCGACGGTGGTGCCACAGACGACGAGCGCGCGCTCCCAGCCGTGACGTGCACAGATGGACGACAGGTCGGCCACACAGCCCGGCCGACACACGATGTCGCCCGGTCGGTACGCGAACTCGAACCGTTGCCGGTCGCGGGTCATGCCCCCGATAGTCCCGCGGAGACCAAGAAACCTCCAGCCGGGAAGCTGCGCTTCGATTCCGATTAATCTACGATTTGAAGGTATTCTTTAAATCTTATGATTTTATTTTGTCAGAAATGACAGTTAATAGATATCGGCCATTTGAGCCGCTAATTCGTCCCTCTGTACGAGATTTTCGGGTCATGCGGACAGCTCCGAATATATTCGAGTAGACTAGTATAAATACTCTAAAAGGGCTATCAGCGACGTTCAGACGTTTTTGGAGTATTCGACAGATTTATTTGATATTTGACTATTCGATCAATACGTACAAAATCTGCTTATTTTGATCCCCCTCGTCCCTACGCCGCCAACGTATATGTAGGTCCTTCCCGCACGGTGTGGTATGAGCGAGCGGATCAAGCCCCTACAGTTCACCTGGCTCAAGCGGGCGGTCGTGCTGGCGGAGGTGGTGCTGGGATCGCTCCTGCTCGCGTGGGTGACCGCTCTGATCTTTCAGTCTATCGTGGCCGGGCCAAGCGCTACGGGTGCCGAACTCGCCGACCTCACCCGGACGTTCGGTCTCATGCTCCTGATGGGTACGATCCTCTTTCTGGATGGGTTGCGCCGCGGGCGTCGCTGGATGTAACCGATCAGCGCAGGAGGGCGTCGCCGGTCGTGGGATCGAACAGGTGGATGTTGGCGGGATCGATGGTCACGTCGACCACGTCGCCATGTTCGATATCCATGTCCTCGTCGACGACGGCCTTGACGCGGATGTCGTTCTCTTCGAGGTGGAGGATGAGTTCGTCGCCGGCGGTTTCGACGACGACGACTTCGATCTGCCCCGCGAGTTCGCCGTCGGTCGTGCCGTGTTCCGAGACGAGAAGGTTCTGGGGCCGGATACCGAGCGTGTAGGCGCCGCCGTCCGTCGTCGCGTCACGGATGGCACTGCCGGCCACCGTATCGACGGGCACTTCGATGTCGAACACCGCGTTGGCGAGTCGCACGGCGCCGTTCTCGTGGAACGTCTCCACGTCGAGGAAGTTCATGCTCGGCGTGCCGATGAAGTCCGCGACGAACTGGTTGGCCGGGTTCCGGTAGAGTTCCTGTGGCGCGGCGAGTTGCTGGATGGTCCCCTTGTCGAGGACGGCCACCCTGTCGCTCATCGTCATCGCTTCGATCTGGTTGTGGGTGACGTAGACGGTCGTCACGCCGAGTTCGCGCTGCAGTTCGACGAGCGTCGCCCGCATCTCCGTCCGCAGTTTGGCGTCGAGGTTGGCGAGCGGTTCGTCGAGCAGGAAGACTTCGGGGTCGCGGACGATGCTCCGGCCGAGCGCGACGCGCTGTTGCTGACCGCCGGAGAGTTGCTGCACGTCACGGTCGAGGAGTTCCTCGATCTGCAGGAGATCCGCCGCATCCTCGACGGACGCCCGACGCTCGTCGGCGTCGACGCCCTGCATCTTCAGGCCGAACTCCATGTTCTCGCGCACCGTCATGTTGGGGTAGAGCGCGTAGTTCTGGAACACCATGGCCACGTCGCGTTCCTGTGGCGGCACGTCCGTCACGTCCTTCTCGCCGAACAGGATTCGCCCCTCAGAGGCGGTGACGACGCCCGCGAGCATCCGGAGGATGGTGGACTTCCCGCTCCCCGACGGCCCGACCAGCGTGACGAAATCACCGTCCTCGATTTCCAGTGAGACGTCGTCGACGGCCAACACGTCCCCGTCGTATCGCTTCACGATGTCCTCGAGAGTGACTTTTGCCATGGCAACCAATGACAGTCACCGGCATATAAAATCATTGTGAACGGCGTCGGGTCGCCGTGACTCCTGTTGTCAGGGCGACTCGCTGACCGTCACGTCGATGCCGGAGATCACGTCGTCGATGCGGAGGATGGTGGTTGCGGCGCCTGCGGCGGTGTGGATCGATCCCCGTTTGAACGCCGCTGGCTCGACGACGCCGGCGTCGAGGGCGCTCCCGAGTTCGCGCTCCAACCCGAGGACGCCGGCGTCTCGCTCGCCCCGGCTGTGCGCGGTCCGGAGGTCGAGAATCGCGTCGGTCGGGTCCATCCCCGCGTTGCGCGCGAGGAGGCGCGGGACGGCTTCGACGGCGTCGGCCACCGCCTCGATCACCATCGACTCCCGGCCGCCGACGCCGGGTGCGGCGTCCCGCAGGTGCTGTGCGATGGCCATCTCGGCCGCGCCGCCACCGGGGACGACCTGCCCCGTCTCCAGCGCCGAGGCCACGGACGCGACGGCCGCGTTCACGTTGCGCTTGGCCTCCCAGCCCGCCATCCACGTACTGCCGTGGAGGAGGACCGAGGCGAGGTCGCCCGGCAGGTCCCGGAAGAAGACGACCTCCTGTTCGACTTCGGGGTACTCGCGCCGGGTGATCGACCCGACCGACCCCGCGTCGTCGGGGTCGAACGCGCCGAGGTGGGGGAGGAGCGTCCCGCCGGTCGCCCTGGCCAGTGCCTTCAGCCGCGCCTCGTCGGCGTTGCGGACGACGGCGATCCCCGCGCGGTCGAGGCGGGCGACGGTCGCCTCGTCGACACGGTTGGCTGCGAGGAGTACGTCGACGCCGGCGTCGACGAGCGGGCGAACCGACTCCTCGACCAGTTCGCGTTCGCGGTCGGTGAACCGCTGGAGGTCGTCGGCCGTCTCGGCCGCGATGGTCAGCGACTGACTCGTCCCGGCGTCGGCCCCAGCCTCCGACTCGATCCGGTCGTTCACCTGCTGGGACGCGGTGACGGCCTGTGTCGTCATCGCGATCGTGGCGTCCGTCAGCGACTCGGGCACGTAGTTGCCCGCGAACGACTTCTTGAGGACGAGGCCGTCGACGAACTCGCTGTCCGCCAGACTACCCGCACGCAGCGACTCGGTGCGGACGGCGTCGGGATCTAGGTGCCCGTCTGCGGCCGCGTCGCGGAGCCACGCCACGAGGGTGTCGGCGAGGGGTTCGGTGACGGTGCCGCCGAGCGTGGTGTGGACGAGGTCGGCGATCCGATCCTCGTCGACGGGGACAGCGGCCTCGTCGATGGCATCACCGGCGAGGGGGACGGCCGCGTCGATGCCGTTGATGACCGTCCGCGGGTGGAAGCCCCGGTCGATCAGGTCGGCCGCCGCCTCCAGCATCCGCCCGGCGTACACCGTCGCGGTGGTCGTACCGTCGCCGTGGCGGTCGTCCTGCGCCGCGGCGACGCGGGCGACCATCGATGCCGCCGGTGATTCGAACGGGACCTTCTTGAGGATGTACGCCCCGCTGTTCGTCACCTGGAAGTAGTCGTCTAACCCTTCCTCCTCTTTCTCTGGCTTGCGGTAGACGATCTTGTCCCGGCCGTGGGGACCGAGCGTCGTCTCGACGAGGTCGGCCACCGTCGCGGCCGCCGTGGCGTTCGCCTCGACGACGCTCTCCCGATCCGCGCCGGTGGCCTGCCCCTCGGCCATGATCCCGTCGACTCCCGTCTGGGTTCGTCCCCCGTCGTGACTCATTGTGAGTGCCCGATACTGTGTTCCGCCCCCTGAACTTTGTGGTTGCTGGGGCGACACGTTCGCCTCGACGGTAGATTTATACCCGTCACCTCGGACACTTGGCAGTATGGATTTGCAGGACACGCGAGCCGTCGTGACGGGCGGCAGTCGCGGCATCGGAGAAGCGATCTGTCTCGAACTCGCCAGCCGAGGGGTCGAAATCGCCATCGCCGACATCGACGAGGACGGCATGGCCGACACCGTCGACCGGATCGAGACCGAGACCGACAGCACGGCCGAGTGGTACTACGTCGACCTCGCCGACCCGGACCTCGTCGACGAACGGACCGACGAAATCCTCGACGACCTCGGCGGCGTCGAGATTCTGGTCAACAACTCCGGGATCATGGGGCCGACGGCGCCCCTGGAGGACGTGACCGTCGAGGAGTGGGACCAGATGATGCACGTCAACCTCCGCGGGCAGTTCCTGATGTGCCGGGCCATGTTGCCGACGATGAAAGACGCCGGCTTCGGCCGCATCGTCAACATCGCCTCCATCACGGGCAAGGCCCCGCTGTACAACCGCGCGCCTTACGCCACCTCGAAGATGGGCGTCATCGGCCTGACGCGGACGCTGGCCGACGAGGTGGGCGAGGACGGCATCAACGTGAACGCCATCTGCCCCGGGTCGGTCGAAGGGCCGCGCATCCAGCGCGTGTTCGAGAAGCAGGCCGAAGCGCGCGACGTACCCTACGAACAGGTCGAGGAGGAGGCGAAGGCGGAGAGTCCGATCGGCCAACTCGTCCAGCCCGAAGACGTCGCGGGCGTCGTCGCTTTCCTCTGTACGTCCGACGCCGACCGCATCACCGGACAGGACCTCAACGTCTCCGCCGGCCGCGTGATGTACTAGTCCCGCCAGGCCACGTAGATCACGGCGACGCCGCCCACACCCGTCGCGACGGCGACCACCAACACGGTCCACCGGAGCGACGCGACGAACCCGCGTCCGGGCGAGAGGAGGGCGATGGCCGCGCCGGTGACGAGCGGCCCGACGCTGTTCGAGAGTCGGATGATCGACTCCCCGATGCCGACGACGCCGCCCCGGAGTTCCGCGTCCACCCGGTCCGTGACGACGTTTCGCAGGAGTGAGAAGGAGAGGCCGAAGCCGACGCCGACACAGCCGACGGCGAGGACGGCGACCGGAATCGAGGGGGCCAGCGCGAACAGTCCGAGGCCAACCGCCAGCGCGACGTTCGCCGCGACCAGCGGGCGGAAGGCGCCGTCGGTGGCCGCGGTGACGCGTCCCGCCTGACTCGCCGTCGTCGCATTGACGAGGCTCAACACGGTCAGGAGCGCGCTCGCGTACAGCGGCGAGTGGCCCAGGACTTCGACGACGAAAAACGAGTTGTAGGTGAGGAACGTGATCCAGACGAACGCCGGGACGCCGAGGGCGAGGAGGACGGCGCCGAGGCGGGGACGAGCGACCGCCGACAGCACCGCGCGGACGTACGCGCCGGTGTCGCGGGTCGCCGGTCGGCCGCCGTCGGACCGGGGAGTCGACGACGGTTCCTCCAGCCCGACGTACACCAGCCCCGCGATGGGGAACGCGACGGCGAAGAGGAGGAAGGGGAAGCGCCAGGAGAGCGCGGCGAGGGCACCGGCGAACGCGGGGAAGACGGCCTGCGAGAGCGCCGAGGAACTGAACCGGAGGCCGTGGGCCGCCGTCTCCTCCGCGTCCGCGTACACGTCGCCGATGCTCGTGATGACGACGGGGATGATGCCCGAGTAGCCGACGCCCTGCACGCCCCGGAGCGCGAGAACGACGGTGTAGTTCGTCGTGAACGCGAGCGCGGACCCGCCGGCACCGAACAGGAGCAGCGACGCGATCAGGACGGGCTTGCGGCCGTAGCGGTCGGCGATGGCGCCCGCCAGCGGGATGCCGACGATGCTCGGCGCGGTGAACGCCGACATCATCAAGCCGAGACTGGCGCCGTCGATGCCGTACGGTCCCGCCAGCCCCTCCAGCACTGGCGAGACGACCACCGCGCCGATGGCACCGTTGATGTTGGCGAGGACGAGGAGGCGGAAGGTGGTATCGTCGAGGACCGACGCGCCGTCACCGAAGGCCCGTTCGAGGCTCACACTCCTCGTCAAACCGGCGCCAAAATAAAACCGGGTGCCCGCGTTACTCGTCTTCGTCGTCGCGGCGGCGCGCCTCGGCCGAAAGCTGGTGGGCGTGTGTCCCCTCGATTTCGCAGACGGCCGCGGCGTGTTCGGCCAATCGCGCCGCGCCTTCCGGCGTCGCCTCCTGGTGGGTGAGCACCTTGAGGTAGGTGCCGACCCAGATCCCGCCGCTGTACTTGCTGATCTCTAGGGTCGGGAGGCTGTGGTTGGTGCCGGCGCTCTTGTCGCCGAAGACGACGGGCGAGCCCTCCCCGAGGAACAGCGACCCGTAGTTGTGGAGGTCGTCCATCAGCGCCCGCGGTTCCTCGGTCATCACCTGCAGGTGTTCCATCGCGTAGTCGTTGGTCAGGTCGACCGCCTCGGCCATCGTGTCCGCGACGATGACCTCGCCGTTCTGGTTCCAGCACTCGCGGGCGACCTCCTCGGTCCGGAGGTCGGGCAACTGGGCGTCGAGTTCGGCCATCGCCTCCCGGGCCAGCGTCTCGTCGGTCGTGATGAGGACGGGTCGGGAGTTGGTGTCGTGTTCGGCCTGCGCGAGGAGGTCGGTCGCGACGAGTTCGGGGTCCGCCGTCTCGTCGGCGAGGATCAACACCTCGGTCGGGCCGGCGAGGAAGTCGATGCCCACGTTGCCGTACACCTGCCGCTTGGCCTCGGTGGTAAAGACGTTGCCGGGGCCGCCGACGTGATCGACGGCGTCGATACTCTCGGTGCCGTACGCCATCGCGCCGATGGCCTGTGCGCCGCCGACGCAGTAGATTTCGTCCGCGCCCGCGGCGTCCATGGCGTACAGTTGCGCGGGCTGGATGCCGCCTTCGTCGGTCGGGGGTGCGCAGGCGACGATCCGATCCACGCCGGCGATGACTGCGGGGACGATGGTCATGGCCGGCGAGGCGACGAGCGGGTAGCGCCCGCCGGGGATGTAGACGCCCGCGGACTCGACGGGAACGACTCGCTGGCCCATGCGGACGCCGGGGTGGAACTCCTTCTCGAAGCCTTCGATGTGGTCTCGCTGTTCCTCGTGGAACGCGCGGACGTTCTCGACGATCTGGTCGATGGTGTCGCGTTCGTCGTCGGTGATGTCCTCGCGGGCGGCCTCGATCTCCGCGTCGGTGACGCGGATCGACTCGCGGTCCACGCCGTCGAACCGCTCGGTGAACTCGCGGACGGCGTCGTCACCGCGCTCCCTGACGGCGGACAGGATGTCGTCGACGGCCTCGGTCACCTCGTCGCTGATCTCGATGGACGGTCGCTCCGTCTCCTTGAGGTACTCGTGTCCCATACGTCGGCGCACGACCCTGTGGGGTATAAATCTCCGTGAACTCACAGCACCTCCTCGCTCAGATCGAGCGTCTCGTAGTTCACCTCGCAGATGTTCGCGGTCTGGATGACGAGTTCCGGAATCTCGGATTCGAAGCGCTCGCCTTTCAGCCGCCCGGTCGGCCCGGAGACGGCGACGGCGCCGAGGGCGTTCCCGTCCGATCCCCGGATCGGCGCGCCGACGGCGCGGAGACCTTGCAACTGCTCTTCCTCAGCGACCGAGTAGCCCCGCTGACGAATCCGTTCGAGTTCGTCGAGGAGGGTGTCGCAGTCGGTGATCGTCTGGGGCGTGTTTGGCGGCAGGCCCACTTCGTCGATGATCTCCGCGACGCGGTCGTCGGGCGTGTACGCGAGGATGGCCTTCCCGGCGGCGGTACAGTGGAGGTGTTTCACCGGTTCCTCCCGTTTTCGGTTGTGGTACTCGACGGCGACGGCGTTCTCACCGAACCGCTCGTAGATGGGGACGAGGCGGCCGTCGTGTTCGGTCAGCAGATGGACACACTCCCCGCACTCGTCGGCGAGGTCCTCGATCTCCTCCTTGGCCGCCTGGTAGAGGTCGGAGTGGTTTCGGACGAACTCCCCGAGCGTGAGAAACCGCGGTCCGAGTCGGTAGCCATCCTCGCTCTGCACGACGAGGCCGTGATCCTTGAGCGTGGCCAGATGTGTGTGGACGGTCCCGGGCGCGAGATCCAGGTCCGCGGCCAGATTCGACACGGTCGCCTCTCCCCGTTCCCGGAGTAATTTGACGAGCCGACACGTCGTATCCACCGACTTGATCTTCCGGTGACCGTGTTTTTCGGGCATACCGTCCACGTACGATCGGGGGGGAGTTACCTTTTGGGTATGTCAAAAACGACCGTGTAGAATTCGGTCGGTAGGTCGGCTGACAGCCCACCAACTCTCCTATCGGCCATGTTGATCACTCACGTGGCCAAAAGTTTTGACACTCTCAAACAATATGGGAATACGTCGGTAGCGGGGCTGTACTGGCTGTTCGAGCTACCGACGGTCGGGTCGATTGCGCGCACACTCGAAAACACAAACACACGTACGCGTGTTATGAATCGCCGACCGACTCGCCCTGACTCGGACGGTAGCACGCCACACTCGTTTGATGATCTCAAAAACAGATGGCAGTCAGTCGATTAGCGCGCGGCCTCGATCTCGTCGAGAACGTCGGGGTTCTCGATGCTGCTCATGTCGCCCAGATCCTCACCGCGGTAGATCGACTCGATGGCCCGGCGGATGATCTTCCCGCTCTGGGTCTTGGGGAAGGCGTCGACGAACAGGACCTCGCGGGGGCGGAACGGCTTGCCGAGTTCCTCGCCGACGGTGTCGCGGATCGCCTCGCGTAGTTCCTCGCTCTCCTCCTCGCCCGCTTCGAGGACGGTGTAGAGGACGACGGCGGTGCCGGTCGTGTCGTCGGGCACGCCGACGGCGGCCGCCTGATTCACCGCGTCGTGTTCCATCGCCGCACCCTCGACTTCGGCGGGGCCGACCTTCCGGCCCGCGACGTTGAGGGCGTCGTCCGCGCGGCCGTGGAGGAACCAGAAGCCGTCCTCGTCCTTCTGGGCCCAGTCACCGTGGTCCCAGAGGTCCTCCCACGAACTCCAGTACTCGTCCAGATAGCGCTCGTCGCCGCTCCAGAGCGACTTGGTCATGCTCGGACAGGAGTCACGCGCGACGAGGAAGCCGCGTTCGTGCGTGTCCGCGATGGAGTCGCCGTGGCGGTCGACGATGTCGATGTCCATCCCCAATCCCGGCCCGCCGAGGGTGCAGGGCTTGAGCGGCGTGATCGGCATGGGCATGAGGAAACACCCCATGATCTCCGTGCCTCCGGAGATGTTGATGATCGGCGTGTCGCCGCCGCCGACCTCCTCGTGGAACCAGAGCCACGACTCGGGGTCCCACGGTTCGCCCGTGGATCCCAGCAGGCGGAGGCTGGAGAGGTCGTAGTCCTCGACCCACTCGTCGCCCCGCTTGCGGAGCGCCCGGATCGCCGTCGGGGAGATGCCGAACTGCGTGATGCCGTGGTTGTCGATCAACTGCCAGAAGCGGTCGGGTTCGGGGTGGTCCGGCGCCCCCTCGTACATGACCATCGTCCCGCCGTGGGCGTGGGTGCCCATCAGCGTCCACGGGCCCATCATCCACCCGATGTCGCTGACCCAGAAGAAGCGGTCGGAGGGCTTGAGATCCATCCCGAAGTACACCTCCTTGGCGGCCTGCATCAGCGCGCCGGCGTGGGTGTGGACGATGCCTTTCGGCTTCCCCGTCGTCCCCGACGAGTAGAGGAGCATGGACTCCTGACTCGCGTCGAGGGACTTGGTGTCGTAGTCGTCGTCCGCCTCGCCGACCGTCTCCGCCCAGTGTTCGTCCCGGTCGTCGTCCCACGGAATCTCCTCGGCGCTCGCGAGGCCGAGGCGGTCGTACACCACCGTGTGTTCGACGTGGCCCGCCTGTGCGATGGCGTCGTCGGCCGCCTCCTTCAGCGTGACGTGACTCCCGCGGCGGTAGAACCCATCGCCCGTAAAGAGGACCGAACACTCCGCGTCGCCGATGCGGGTCGCGGTGGCGTCGACGCCGAACCCCGAGAAGATGGGGACGGCGATGGCGCCCACTTTGAAACAGCCGTAGAGGATGGAGATGACCTCGGGTACCATCGGCATGTAGAGGCCGACCGTATCGCCCGTTTCTATCCCCCTGGATTCGAGGTAGTTCGCCACCCGGTTCGACTGCCGGGCGAGTTCGTGGTAGGTCATCTCGCGCACTTCACCCGGTTCGCCCTCCCAGATGCAGGCGACCTTGTTGCGGGTCTCCGAGTCAGGCGCCGCGTGTCGGTCGACCGTGTTGTGCGCGGCGTTGAGTTTCCCGCCGGGGTACCACTCCGTGAACTGCGGCCCTTCGGCGTCGTTCCGGACCGCGTCGTACCCCTCGTCGAACTCGATGTCGAGATAGTCGACGAGTTCGTCCCAGAACCACGCGACGCCGGAGCGCGGTTCGCCCGCCACCTCCGAGGTGGTCCGCTCGATCAACGCCTCGTAGTCCTCGATGTCGTACGTCTGCATGAAGTCGTAGACGTTGGTCGATTCGACGAATTCCCGCGAGGGGGTGTAGACCACTTCGTCGGTCCGCTTCTCGCGTTCTGTCATGCTCCGAAGTGTACCACGAGAGGGTAATAGGTTTTTGCGTCCGTCGAGCTACTCGTAGTGGTCGCGGTGGGCCGACGCCAACTCGGCTTTCGCGATCTTTCCCGTCGCGGTGTAGGGGAACGTCTCGACCGCGACGATGGACTTCGGTCGCTCGAACGGCGCGAGACGCGCCTCGCAGTGTGTGTGCAGGTCGTCCGCCGACACGTCCTCGCCCACCACCACCCGGACGAACGCCGTGACCGCCTCGTCCCAGCGGTCGTGCGGGAGGCCGACGACCGCACACTCTGCGACCGCGGGGTGATCGAGCAGGCACTCCTCGACCCGAATGGAGGCGACGTTCTCGCCGCCTGTCTTGATCATGTCGCCCTTGCGGTCGACGAACCGGAGGAGGCCGTCCTCGTCGACCCGGCCGATGTCATCGGTGTGGTGCCAGCCGTCGGTCCACGCCGCCGCGGAGGCGTCCGGCCGATTCAGATATCCCTGCATGACGCTCGGCCCGCGGACGACGATTTCGCCCGTCTCACCCCGGCCGAGCAGTTCGCCGTCCTCGTCCATCACCGCCACGTCCGCAAAGGGCGTCGCCTCGCCCACGTAGTTGCCCGACTTCTCGAACTGCCAGCGCGGGTCGAGGAAGGTGGTCACCAGCGTCTCCGTCTGCCCGTACACCTTCTGCAGGTCGGCATCGAAGGCGTCGACGACGCGCTCCCGCACGTCCATCTCCATCGGCATCCCGTGGACACACCGGCGCACCGACGACGCGTCGACCGCCGCCTCGGCGTCGAGGAGTTGCCGGTACATCGACGCCATCAGGTTGACGTAGGTCACGTCGTGGTCGTCGATACTCCGCAGGAAGGTGCCGGGGTCGAAGTCGTCGTAGAGGACCGTCGTCGCCCCGACGCAGAACGCCGCCTTCGTCCAGAGGTCCTGGTGGATGTGAAAGAGCGGGAGGACGCCAGTCTGCACGTCGTCGCGGCGCACGTCGCCGCCGACGAGCGTGTTCACGACCCCGTACGTGTAGGAGCGATGGGTGTGGACGACGCCTTTCGGCTTCGCCGTCGTGCCACTGGTGTAGAGGACGAGCGCCGGATCGTCCGGTGCCGGCGCCACATCGGGCGGCGACGCATCCGTGCCGGCCAGCGACGCGACGGAAACGGCGTCGGTGTCGTCCGCCTCGGTCGTGATCGTCGGATCGAGGTCACCGTCGAACGCCGCCAACTTCGGGGCCAGTGCCGGGTCGCGGACGACGGCGTCGGCGTCGCCGTCCCGGAGTTGGTACGCGAGCGCGTCGGGCGTGAGGTCGGCGTTGCAAAAGAGCGTGACGACGCCGGCTTTCAGCGCCCCGACGTGTGCTACGTACATCTCGACCCCGTTGGTCGCCAGCACCGCGAGGGTGTCGCCGTCGGTCAGTCCGCGGTCACGGAGCGCGGCGGCGAACGCGTTCGACCACCGCTCGAACGCGCCGTAGGTTACCGTCCGCCCGGTGTCGACTTCCACGAACGCGACGCCCTCCGGGTCCCGACGCGCGGCGCGCGTCGCGATGGTCCCGAGATCGCCGCGCGTTACTGGCTCGGGGGACGCGTCAGAGTGTGACATTACCTCACACCGTATCCTGCTGATCACATGAACCTTTCCGGCGTGCCGGTCGCCAACGTATATCACGCCGGGAGTGCATGGCCCTTTCATGCGAGCACACACGCACGACCGGTCGGTCGCCCACCAGCAGCACGGAGGGGACTCGTGACCGCACCGATCAGCGGCCCGACCGATCTCTCGGGGACGACGGCTGTCGTGACGGGCGCGGCCGGCGCCATCGGGCGGGCGACCTGCGACGCCCTCGCCCGCGAGGGCGCGGACGTGGTGGCGACGGACGTGACCGACGACGGGCTAGCCGAGGCCGCCGCGCGGGTCGAGGCTCACGGCCGCGACGCCACGACCGTGCAGGCGGACGTGACCGACCCCGACGCGGTGGCGCGGCTCCGCGATCGGGCGACCGACGCGGGCGACGT
This window encodes:
- a CDS encoding class I adenylate-forming enzyme family protein → MSHSDASPEPVTRGDLGTIATRAARRDPEGVAFVEVDTGRTVTYGAFERWSNAFAAALRDRGLTDGDTLAVLATNGVEMYVAHVGALKAGVVTLFCNADLTPDALAYQLRDGDADAVVRDPALAPKLAAFDGDLDPTITTEADDTDAVSVASLAGTDASPPDVAPAPDDPALVLYTSGTTAKPKGVVHTHRSYTYGVVNTLVGGDVRRDDVQTGVLPLFHIHQDLWTKAAFCVGATTVLYDDFDPGTFLRSIDDHDVTYVNLMASMYRQLLDAEAAVDASSVRRCVHGMPMEMDVRERVVDAFDADLQKVYGQTETLVTTFLDPRWQFEKSGNYVGEATPFADVAVMDEDGELLGRGETGEIVVRGPSVMQGYLNRPDASAAAWTDGWHHTDDIGRVDEDGLLRFVDRKGDMIKTGGENVASIRVEECLLDHPAVAECAVVGLPHDRWDEAVTAFVRVVVGEDVSADDLHTHCEARLAPFERPKSIVAVETFPYTATGKIAKAELASAHRDHYE